Genomic DNA from Paenibacillus sp. KS-LC4:
TTTATTTGAATGGCGCCAGCCTAGCGGTCACGCCCCGTGATTTGTCGCTGCTCATGTTCCTCGCCGAGCATCCGAACCAGATTTTTTACCGCGAGCAGTTAATAGATAAAGTATGGGGCATGGATTATGAGGGCAGCGACCGCGCGGTAGATTTGGCCATTAAACGGTTACGCAAGCTGCTGCTGCATTGGCCGCCAGAGGAAGGAGAGATCCGCACCTTGCGGGGGACGGGGTATATGCTTTATGTCAACCTCCAATAATCGTCGCCAAACGCTGCTCAGCCGCTGGACCTTTCGTTATGTACTCACCTTATTCATTGGATTGCTTGCCATCGGATTGGTATCCATCTTCTGGATTCGCCAGCAAACGCTGCATGAGCGGAAGCAAAATCTCCAAGCCTTCGCAGTTGTCGCCTCACAATATGTAAGCTATGAGAACGGGAAAATCGTCATTCCAGGCAATTTCTATGAATGGATCGACCGCACCCAGCGCCGTTACTCGCTGCCAGGGCAATTTTCGCTGCACGTATTTGACCAAAGCGGGAACGTTGTTTTTCTTAAAAAGGGGCCCCGAGACAAAGATGTGGCTCCGGCTCCGGCTGCGCCTTCACTTTCGAGTGAGCTTAGCGTCGTCATATCGAATGATCAGTATACGCTGACAACTCCAATAAGAGGCGAAAATATGGAGGAGGCCGTCGGATCGGTTGTCCTTTCCTATGCCTATAAGGAGCTAGTCCAGGTTAATCAGAACTACCGCCTCATTGCTGCCCTGCTCCTTGGCTCAGGCTTGCTTGGCTGGCTCATCATCTTCTTTCTATCTCGAAATTTAAGAAGGCCGATCCAGCAGCTCGCTGAGGCACTCCATCAGATGGAGGCTGGCAATTATCAGGTCATCGTTCCCAACCAAGTGAAGGAAAAGGAAATACACGATTTGCTAGTGTCCTTCCAGACGATGGCTGCACGCCTCGGCACATTGGAAGAGCTGCGTACAGAGCTGCTTGCTGGCGTGACCCATGAGCTGAAAACACCGATTTCCTCCATCCATGGCCTTATTCATGCCGTTCGTGACCAAGTAGTTGCGGAGGAGGAGGCTGAAGAATTTCTCGACATCTCCTTGCAGCAGACTCGCCGACTTCAGCATATGGTCACCGACCTGCTGGATTTCCATGCCTTTGCTTCCGGCAAAATCAGCGTCCGGCAGGACTCGCTTGATCTCGGCAAGCTAGTTGGAGAAATTGTGTATCAGTGGGGCTTGCTTGATCCTGTAGAGGGGCTCGAGCTAACAACCGATATTCCGAGCGGAGCTTTCCCAGCTGCAGGTGACGCCAGCCGCATACAGCAAATTATTGTCAATTTGCTGAACAATAGCAGACAAGCGCTGCAAGGCCGCGGCCGCATCCATGTAGCCTTGTCGCCATCATCAGCTGGCAGCTATGAAGTGATTGTGCAGGATAACGGTCCCGGTATACCGGATGAGGAGCAGAAAAATATTTTTGAGCGCTACTTTCGCGGTGAGCGCAACAAGCTTTCTGTCGGTGGCCTTGGTCTCGGCCTTACCTACAGCCGGATGCTGGCCACAGCCATGGGAGGCCAGCTGAATTTGAAGCACAGTACCCCTCAGGGAACGACATTCCAGCTATTGCTCCCTAAGCAGCCATAATTGCTCGTGAGGCCGCTTCGTGTCTCGCTCTATAATAGGTGTTAAACCAACTTAGTGTCTAACCATTTAATCAAGGTCAGTCAGCAGCATTGGGCTGGCTTTTTTCTTTGCAGCCTTATGGCTATTCCGCTAATATCGAAAAGCCCGCGGCAGCATTCCTCATGCGCGGACTTTCAGGCGTTTCCCATTGCGCAAGGATCAACTTGACTGGGCGGACACAGCGGCAGCTATATCAACAAAAGGCATGGGATTTGGTACAGGCTGCGGACTCAGGAGACGCTAATGGGCTGGCGAAAGCCATTTTGAGGTGATGATATGGGCAATAGCGAATTCCCTGTCCGCATAATTCCAGAAATGGGGTTAAAAGCTAGAATAGCGGAACCTCAGTCCTTCTAAAAAAGTAAGCGCTCAGCAAGGCACAGCAGACCGGCTCCGGTTTGCAAATACACCTAGTTAGCAGTTGAAGCGGATCTAACTATTTTGATTTTTTTCTCCCCACTCACATAACTGTTCTAAGACAGGCAATAGCGTTTCCGCTTTATCTGTGAGACTGTATTCGACTTTAGGGGGAACCTGAGGGTACTCCTTCCGATTCACCAAACCATCCGCTTCCAATTCTTTGAGATGCGAACTCAATGTTTTATAAGTGATCGTTCCTATCTGTCTTTTCAGATCATTAAAGCGAACCGGCTGATTTTCTGCCAAGATATAAATAATAACCATTTTCCATTTACCACCAATAACGGACACGGTGTAACCAAAGGGCGTATCTTGAATATTTTTAACTTTACCTTTATATTCAGCCATACTCATATTTACACTATCCTCTCGGGTAGTACCTATCAATAAAGTGCGTACTACGTTTTAATTTGCGTTCAGTTTATACTGTCCTTACTTTGATGTAAGGGAGAGAAAACATGACTAATAAAACAATACGCCTGTTAATGCCGCAATGGCAAGGGGGAGATAACCCTAACTACTCTTTGGGAGCTGAATTGCTTGCTTGGTTAGCTCCAGGCAATGATCAACCTCTTATCCATGTGCCAGTGCAAGCTTATGACGGCACTCCACTTAAACACGAGAACGGGCATGAATGGGAGACAACAGCTGCTTGAACAATTAGAGGCTGCTCAGCATATTATTAAGGCGCATAAGCCAGACCGCATCATTATGTTTGGTGGCGACTGCTTAGTCGAGCAAGCCCCATTTGCCTATTTAAACGAGCGCTACGGTGGTGAATTAGGCTTAATTTGGATTGATGCTCACAGTGATTTAGTTAGATATGCGGGCTATGATAACGGACATACCTTGCCGCTCGGAAATCTGCTCGGAGAAGGAGATGCGGATTTTGCAAAACATGTAAAAATCCCTTTAAAGCCTGAAAATATCTTTATTGCGGGACTTGCAGCTCCTACAGCACAAGAAATAGAAGTGATTTCAGAAGCATTTCAAAGACTAGGCATTGCTACTACAGAACCAGATTCCGAAGTCATTCAAAGATTAGGAATTAGAACGGCAGGGACTGAAGAGCTAGCAAGCAGCACGGAATCTATAAAAAAGTGGATTAAAGAAAGCAAAATTAAGCACCTAGCTATTCATCTTGATTTAGATGTGCTCGATCCAAAAGCATTTCGTTCCCTATTGTTCGCGAACCCTGAAGCACCCTATACTTATTCTCCTGCGGGAACGATGCAAATGCCTCAGCTACTTCATCTGATTAAAGAACTGTCAGAAGAAACAGATGTGGTTGGATTAGGCATAACGGAGCATATGCCATGGGATGCAATTAACTTGAAGAAGCTGCTCGGCGAAATACCTATCTTAAATAAGTAAAGCTGGCATCCGAAATATAATCGAACACACTGTTCTGCTTAATCATAAAATACACGTTCGCGCTTTATGTCTGCGAGGGTGTATTTTTATGTGGAAGCGAATAGAAATCAGGAGCTGGCTCGCTCACGTTTGCATGCATATGCTAGTTCCCCGCCATGCTCCCTCAACATCTTCCTGACACAAAGATATATTAATCTAGCTCTAGAACAACATCCCCCCCATTTGAGAGGAGCTTCCCCCTATGAAAGCAAAAAAAACGATTGTCACTCTGCTGATTCTGCTTGCGGTAAGTGCAGGCGCCGTTCAAGTAACTACGGCCAACGAAACAGTCCCACCTCAATGCCATAAGCAAAAAAAACCGGGCAAAAATCCCCCCTCCTCTCCGGTTTCTGTAAATTCTAAGCCAGCTCCACATGCGGGGCCTAAATCAGGAGCCAGCACCAGCATAACCGACCAGAACGGTTATACAATTTCGATCACAGGCGGCTTTGACACCGATTTCGTGGATCATGGCAGACCTGTCGTACTCATTGCGGCCGCGCTTGACGTATCCGCCGAAGTATTCAGAGATGCCTTCAGCGGTGTAGCACCAGCAGGCGCTGGAAGCGATGGACCAACCTCTGAGCAGGCACAATCTAATAAAGCAGCTCTGCTAAAGGTGCTTGCTCCCTATGGCATTACTAACGACCGTCTCGATGAGGTTTCAAACTACTATCGTTACAATGGCAGCAAGGGCGAGTTTTGGACACATACGGCGGCGACCGCTTCAACCGTATTAACGAACGGCAAAGTGACCGGAATTAAAATTATAAATGCAGGTGCAGGTTATTCCTCCGCTCCCACGATATCTATAACAGGACCCTCTGGCACCTACTCCGCCACAGCTACCGTTTCCTATACAACGGATTTTAAAACAAATGGCAGTCTTACAGAGATTAAGTTGAAGTGAGCAATTAAATGGAATTAGAAAAAGGAAAAGCAGCTATCGGCATCCTACCGATAGCTGTTTTTCTGCTGAAACTGATGATCGTATTCATAGCTTACATGCAGGCCTCTTAAACGTTTGAATTTACAAGCGTCCAGGGCGTGTCTCCCTCCCTTATTGCGATGACAGCTAGAGAGGCTTCGGACAAGCTCTGCAATATTCGGAGGACATTTCGTAATAAAAGCAGCAGGTTTGCCGAATGGAAGCGATCATTTCCCCGGCAATGCCAGCGTGGCTGGGTTTGATAAACCTTGCAAGCGGGTTGCGGCGTTCTCCAAACAGCTCCGCTGATGCAGGCTCTGTCATAAACTTGAAATCAGCATGAAGACGCTGTATAACGGATGAATCGCCCTCCGCCTCCTCCAGACCATCCTCATACAGAGGAACAATGCGGACAAAGGCATTTTCCCACAAAATCGCCAGCGGAACCTTGCCAGCCTCGGATAATGAACGAAATAAGGGCGAAAGATGCTCCGCAAATAGCTGACGCAGCAAATGCTCCCGCCATTCCCGCCGTTTTCCCGCCTCCGGCTCGGTAATCTCTAGTCCATCTACGCTTAAATTAGGAAACTTGGAGCCGCTCGCCTTGCTTTCGCTTTCATCAGGCGAAGTCAGCCGGCAGTTATTTAACGTTAACGATAAGCCCTTGTTGTACACGGTCATCGCATACAAGACAGGTGCAACGAATAAAAAGGCATATCGCTTCGCGAGCATGGACGCTGCCACCCTTCTTGATGGCGCCCCTATCTCGTTTGCTAATTGATCCAAATAAGACTCGCAGTTCTCTCGATTCAGCAAATCCTGAGCTATAATGGCGAGACCAGCGGGTAGATCCTTTTTTTCAGGCATAAACTTGAATCTGGCTTCAAGCTCTTTCCACTGTGCAGGTGAAAGATTAATCGACATATTATCGCGTTCCAAGGAAAATTTCTGCCGTTCTATCCACAATCATATTAATCGCGATCGGCCCATAATAAGCAATCCAGATGTTTGAATCTACTTCATATACTCGATTGTTTTTCACGGCTTCAATACTTTTCCACGTCTCAGTCTGCTGAAACTCCTCAACGACCTCCTTGAACATGTCGTCATGCACGAGGAAATAATGGTCTGCCCCTACTTCAGGAAATGCCTCAAACGAAATTTGATAAGCGGTATCCTGCTCATCCAGCACCTGCTGTGGAGCCGACAAGCCTAAATCATTATATAAAATGTCTCCTGTGCGGTGGCTTGGCGTATGAATGCGAATGCCTTCATCACGTGGGCGAATCAGCGCAACGGTTTGGTCTCCAAGCTTAGCCTTAAGCTCTTGCTTCAGCTTAGCTGTTTTCTCGTTATATGCGTCCAGAACAGCACTCGCTTCTTCCGATTTCCCTGTAATTTTGCCGAAGGTCGTTAAGGTATCGCGCCAATTTTCATCAAAATCGAGCATGATGGTAGGCGCAATTTTAGACAAGCTATCATAGACCTTTTCCTGAAACTCTGTACAAATGATTAAATCGGGCTCCATGGCAGCAATAGCTTCCAAATTCGGCTCATCCCTCGTACCGAGCAATTTAACATCCGTCAGCTTCTCGGACAAATACTCCGGGAAATCGGTTTTATCTGCCGCCGCTTTCACACTGCCCGCTGGCTGCTCGCTTAGCGTTACCAATTGGTCTACAAATTTAGTATCAAGCACTGCAATTTTCGTAGGATGCTGCTCCAGCGTTATTTCTCCCTTTGCATGTTTAATAACGACCGGATAAGCTTGTTGTGCCGTTTGCGTTGCATTTGTTTGAGAGGAGACGGTGCTCGTTGGGCTGGCTCCTCCTGTATTGTTCCCCGAACCATTGCCGGGCGCAGTTGCACATGCACCGAGCAACAAGATTAAGCTCAACATTAAACTTACCGCTAAAATAGACCCCTTACTCCTATTCATTCCTAAAACTCCCCCGTTAATGTGTTGATAATGATTATCACCTTCATTATTATAGGAGAGATTAGAACGAGAGCCAATGGAATATCCCGACACATAGGATGAACTTATACGACGGTTTTGCCTATAATAAAGCGGAGAAACGCCAAAATGCTTCTTAAAAGCTCGGCTAAAATAATAACTATCCCCATAACCTACCGATTCCGCGATTTCCTTTAGCGGTAAATGCGTATTTAATAACATCGCTTGCGCATGATCCATACGAATTCGGATTAAATATTCCAGCGGTCCAATGCCCAGCTTCGCCTTAAATAATCGCTGCAGCTGCCTTTCGCTGCAATGAAGGGTACTTGCTATATCCTGTAGGCTGATCGGCTCGGCATAGCGCTCCTCCATAAACCGAATTGTCTGGCTGACGTAGTTTGGCTGAGCCATTGGCGTTCCCTCATGCGCATGGAGCTGCAGCAGAAGGTCGTACACCAACTGGTGAAAAATAGCTCTCACATGGAATTTCTCCAATGGAGCATCCAGCAGCCAATAGGTGTGCATTTGCTCAACTTTCGCAAGGACACCAAGGGCATAATTAGGAGCGAAGCCATATTGCATTTGGAAGGGATTGTTGTCCCTGTACGCATTTAGCAGCTCCTTGCGGCTAGGCAAAGCGAGAACGGCTTTATAAAAAATCATGAAATAATCAAGCGGCTCAACAACTCGATTTATGTCAATCGTTGCTCCTTTTCCAGCGTGGCATACATAACAATGGTCAACGATATGCTCGGTACCATCAATGAGAACTCTCGCCTCTCCAGCAACAGCTACCAAAAAGGCACTCGCAGGCAAACGAAAGCCTCGCACCCCGTCACCCAATCGCAGCATAGACCGCCGAACATCAAGCACCCGTATTGCCGCATGATTCCATAAGGGCAATTGTTCCTGCAATTTCATTTTGTTCACCTTCCATGTCTGTTTACCGCATCTGTTTAGCGCCTCCAACTCCTCCATTATAGTAAGAATCATTCTCATTATCAAAGCTATTTTTCGCAGCCCAAGCCGCATATTCCAAATTCTCTCAATCTAAATTTTACTATTTTTTGATTTTTAATACATTTGTTGCTATAATGAAAATGTAAGCGCTTTATACTTAGAAGAAAAAGGAGGAGGCTGTAGAGTCCCAAGAGGCTGATAGAGAGATGAGAGGATACTGAAATTAATCATTGTAAAGGAGCTATCATTTATGCTAAGGTCAAAACTCATTATTTGGTGTACCGTGTTTGCATTTGTCGTATCGTTAGTACCATCTGCATGGAGTAATCCGGCTTCGGCTGGACTAGCCTCGGGTAACAAGTTTTTGGGAAATATTATTGCGGGCAGTACTCCATCAAATTTCGGCACCTATTGGAACCAAGTGACGCCAGAAAACTCCACCAAGTGGGGCGCTGTAGAATCAACAAGAAACAGCATGAACTGGGGCTCGGCAGATATGGCCTACAATTATGCGAAAAACAACAACTTCCCCTTTAAATTCCATACACTGGTGTGGGGCAGCCAGGAGCCTTCATGGGTAAGCGGACTTTCCGCAGCTAATCAGCGTGCTGAGGTTCTTCAATGGATTCAGGCAGCTGCCCAGCGTTATCCAAATGCGGAGTATATTGATGTGGTCAATGAGCCCTTGCATGCCAAACCATCCTACCGCAACGCGATTGGCGGAGATGGCGCAACTGGATGGGATTGGGTAATCTGGTCGTTCGAGCAAGCGCGTATTGCTTTTCCAAATGCGAAGCTGCTGATAAATGAATATGGCATCATCGGTGATCCTAGCAAAGCCGCACAATACGTTCAAATTATTAATCTTCTCAAAACCAGAGGTTTAGTCGACGGGATCGGCATTCAATCCCACTACTTTAATATGGACACGGTGTCCGTAAACACAATGAACTCGGTTCTGAATACATTGGGAGCAACTGGACTTCCCATTTATGTGTCAGAGCTTGACATGACGGGGGATGATGCCACTCAATTGGCCAGATATCAGCAGAAGTTCCCGGTATTGTGGGAGCATCCATCGGTCAAAGGCGTTACGCTGTGGGGATATATCCAGAACCAGACTTGGGTAACTGGAAGTCATCTCATTACAAGCTCTGGCGTTGAGCGTCCCGCCTTGCAATGGCTGCGGCAATATTTGAGCAGCAATGGCGGCAATAGCGGAGGCAGCGTGCTCGCTACCTTTGAAACGGGAACAGAGGGTTGGAGCAGCACTTCATTAGTTGGAGGACCTTGGTCAACTACCGCTTGGAGCTCGCAGGGCTCTCGTTCGCTACAAGGCGATATTACCATGTCCGCTGGCAGCACGCATTATTTATTTAAAAGCGGCAACACCAATTTTACAGGAAACACGAAGCTTAGAGCTACAGTAAAAGGTGCGAGCTGGGGCAACTACGGCTCTGGGCTCGGTGTAAAGCTATACGTCAAGCATGGCAGCAGCTATACTTGGAAGGATAGCGGATCGGCCACTATTACTGCAGGCGGCTTGGTGAATTTGACATTGGATTTGTCAGGTGTTAATTTGGCCGATATTAGAGAATATGGCATTCAATTTTACGGTGGCAGCAACGCTTCCGGAACTACTGCCGTTTATGTAGACAATGTAGTGCTTGGAAATTAATTGAATGTGGCTTAAAGAACAGTAAATGAAAGGCGGCCTATGCCTATAAGCTATCCTACTAAATGGCTTGTAGGCTTAGTAAGCCCTATATAAGATATCACAGCACTTAATCACTATTCCGTCTTTAGTCAAGCTCACTGTCCGAATAACGGAGAGGTTAGCAGAATCGCTGCAATAAAGATAAGCTGCAGCAAGGCGCGGAAAGGCAGATTTGGTACAGGCCTGCCGCCGATCGTCAATTTTTCGTGTGCCGCATAAATATTTGCCGGAAACATGGCGACGAGCATCAATGTCAAGCCAATAGCAGCAGCTAGTGAAAAGGGTGGCAGGCATATAGCGATTGCTCCGGCAATTTCCAGACATCCGGTCACCGTCACGATCCATTCTTTTTTTGGAAAAGCAGGCGGAACCATACGTATGAGATCCACTCTCCGTTTCCCCCAATGTGCAGAGGCGGTCAGCAGAAACATAATGGCTACTGCACCCTGTAAGGCTGTATGCCAATTATCGAAATAGGATAAACCAAGCAAACCGATGATCCTAAATAACAAAAAAGATGAGATAAGGGCTATTAATGGTGCCATGATGACTCCTCCGTACATTTAGAATTTTTTTCGCAAGCATGATATAAGCAATTATAAATAGTTATAATACTACCTTTTTTTATCAAGTATTTACCGTTTCTTGAGAATGCCTGTCATGAAGTCTGATATCTCTTTCACAGCAAGCGAGACTGACGATATGGGGAAGGACGCCCGGACACGCAGTCCTAACGACAGCAGAACGAACAATTCAGCCGTTATATCTGGATTCACTGCCTCTTCAATCACCCCATGCTCTTGACCCGCTACAATCCATTGCTTAGATAAAAACACCGATCGCTCATAAAAATGCTGGAGCACTTCCGCAATAGCGGGCTCATCCTCCCTGCCCAGCAAATACAAAAGTACTTTGTTCGTCACTTCATCACTGTCTTCCAACCCCGCAAGATTTCTGGAAATAATGTGCATGGGTCCTTCAAACGATTGGCCCGTTGTTTTGGCAACCTCGGCGATAAAATGTTCATTGATGCTTTCGAGTCGATCCTGCAACACCCAGGCAAAAATCTCATCCCTGCTGCTCACGTAATGAAAAATAGCACCCTTGGATAATTGCGATTGCTCCATAATATCCTTCAAAGTAATTGCATGACAGCTTTTGTCCCGCAGCAGTTCCTTGGTTGCATGCAGCAATTGCCCAATGGTTTGTTTCCGGCGTTCTTCATTCTTCATCGTTTGCCTCCATTCTAATGTCAGTGAATGATAGTTATATTCCGATTATACAAACCGACCATCGGTTTGTAAATACATAAAAACAAAACAAGCAGCCGGTACGCTGGAGCCTTTAAAAAGGCTTTTGTTTACCAGCTGCTTGTTGGGTAAAGGATTCCTAAGCAGATTAGCAGACGGCTACTACAACGCCAATTTAACGATTCAACGATAATAACGAATGGTTGACTTCGTTACAGGCTGTCAACAAAATTCAAATAAGCTAATGCGCTTGCTTCTAGCTTGCTTGCAGACGTTGAGACGGCTGCACCCGGTTCATTTTCACCCGGCTCCGCTTCTGTACCATAAAAAGCAAAATAGGAGCGATAATCGGCGTCGCAATAGTGGAAGGTCGTTTCGAAGGGGGCTAACAATTGCTGAAGCGTATAGCGGTACCTTCCCTCTTCCCGATAATTCTTTTCTGTTGCTCCTGCGGATACAGCTAACGCCACTTTGCGATTTTTCAATTTGTCCCCACCGTTGGAGCCGTAAGCCCATCCATAGGCTAAAACCTCATCTAACCATTTTTTAAGGAGAGGCGGACAATTAAACCAGTAAATAGGAAACTGAAAAATCAGCTTGCCATGCGCTTCAACCAATTGCTGCTCCTTCTCCACGTCGATGTTTCCATCAGGGTAAGCTTTATGCAATTCGTGTATCGTATACTTTTCTGGATATTTCGCAAGCTCTTCTGTCCAGCGCTTATTGATGACCGAGGTTTCTAAGCTGGGATGTGTGACAATAATGAGTGTTTTCATTGAGGGCTCCTCCTAAAGTGTAATTGGCCTCTTGAGTATAAAGCGCAAGCTGCAATTATATAAGTACGCACTTTAAGTATAGCTACTTACCCAGTAGATAGTGTCACATCCATTTTTAACCCGGCGAAACGATCGCTCACTTCCCCTTTCTATAAAATAATGGTTTATGGCCCGTTGTTGACTTGAATACCCTGCCAAAGTGTGTCACGCTACCGAAGCCTACCTTCCTCGCAATGAGATTGACCTTCATCGACGATTGCTCCAGAAGCTTTTTCGCCTCCTTGATCCTGACGCTGTTCAAATACTCCACGAACGTAAAGCCTGTTGCCTCTTTAAAAAAACGGCTTAAATAATAGGGGCTGACATAAAATCGCTCTGCCAGCGGATGAAGCGACAGCTCCTGCATATAATGGCTGTTAATGTATTGGACAACCTCCGAAATTCTTTCATGCATCGGACTTGGCGATTCCAGAGGCTCGCTGCTGTTTTGTCTAATATGCCGGCAGCAAACGAGCAGCAGCTGTAAAACCAAAGTTTGCGCATACATCTCAAAGCCTGCTTTTTTGTCCTGTATCTCCTCGATGATCCGCTTGGATAACTCCTCGATGGATAGCCTGTCCTGCAAGGAGCATTTAATAATAATGTACTCCTGTTCAAACAGCGGCTGCAGCGTGTCTATATAGGAGCCATTAGCCGAAGCCATATTGCTCTCATGAATATTAATAATGAGCCGCTCATGCTGCGGCGTTTCCGTGTTAGTTGTCCGGTGCAAAATATTGGGAGAGATAATAATGACATCCCCTTCATTGATCACCATGGTTCTGTCTTTAATAAAAAACTCCCGTTTACCCGACATTAAATAGAAGATTTCATACGTGCTGTGAAAATGGCTGGCTGGCATATTGTGGCTTAGCGCCTTCCGGTGGGAAACCAGTAAAGTCCCGTCCTTATTTTCATATTGAAAATCTCCCATCTGTAGGCTCCGCCCCTCATCTGTTATGTCATTTTATTATACGCCTCCGCTTATTTTCTGCAAGATATAAGAAGAATAAAGATATTTTCGCAAAAAATGTACATGATACTCTGCTAAACTAAGCTTAATACAAGAAGGAGGAATGTACACATGCAAGACAACCTTTCCCCCATTGAGTGGGCAGAGAAGGCCTGCGAGGCGTTAATGGATAAATTTGAGCCGGAATTGCTTCCCCCAGACCGGTTTCACTATCATCAGGGCGTATTTCTGTCGGGTATGGAGAAATGCTGGCAGGAAACGAAGAAGGACAAATACAATGATTATATTAAACGCTGGGTAGATAGCCAGATTCTCGCGGACGGAAGCATTCTGAGCTACAATTCGAATGAGCTGGATGATATACAGCCTGGTGTTCTTCTGTTTAGATTGTATGAGCAAACGGGCGACGAGCGGTATAAAAAAGCGCTGCATACCCTTGTTCCGCTGTTAAAGTCATGGAAAACAAATCCTTCGGGTGGCTTCTGGCATAAGGAGCGTTACCCGAATCAAATGTGGCTGGACGGCTTGTATATGGCGGGCCCTATTGCCGTGCAGTTCGGCCGAACATTCGGTGAAAGCGATTATTTTGACATGATGACGTTCCAAGCGCTTATGATGGCCAAACATACGAAGGACCCGAAAACCGGCCTATTGTACCACGGGTGGGACGAAACGAGGGAAGCCGCTTGGGCTGACCCGGAAACGGGGCTTGCTCCAGAGTTTTGGGGAAGAGCGATCGGCTGGTACCCGGTCGCCTTGCTGGAAATGTTCGAATACCTGCCAGAGGATCATAAGGATAAAGCAGCGCTAGTCCGTATTTTACAGGACCTGCTCCTTTCGCTAATTAATTTCCAAGATGCTGCGACTGGTTTATGGTATCAGGTTGTAGACAAGCCAGAGCAGCCGGATAAT
This window encodes:
- a CDS encoding glycoside hydrolase family 88 protein; the protein is MQDNLSPIEWAEKACEALMDKFEPELLPPDRFHYHQGVFLSGMEKCWQETKKDKYNDYIKRWVDSQILADGSILSYNSNELDDIQPGVLLFRLYEQTGDERYKKALHTLVPLLKSWKTNPSGGFWHKERYPNQMWLDGLYMAGPIAVQFGRTFGESDYFDMMTFQALMMAKHTKDPKTGLLYHGWDETREAAWADPETGLAPEFWGRAIGWYPVALLEMFEYLPEDHKDKAALVRILQDLLLSLINFQDAATGLWYQVVDKPEQPDNWLENSCTALFVHAIAKAVRFGYLDAKYLQYAWKGYQGVIDTLKLDENGHVIIGQICIGTGIGDYAHYIARPTSENDLHGAGAFILMCVEMSLAEKLGN